In Phosphitispora fastidiosa, a single genomic region encodes these proteins:
- a CDS encoding transglycosylase domain-containing protein, with product MSDQQRPKRKKSKRKLNFLRLSLVVLLFLMLAGAGSAGGYVLYSVKDMPAWDPSALELNLPTIIYDKDKTEIARIYVENRELVKLEQVPASVKDAILATEDIRFYQHKGIDIKRIGGALIADIKAGRAEQGASTITQQLIKRAFLTPEKKLERKIQEAFLAIQLERKYTKDQIFEMYLNQIYYGGGAYGIQSASQVFFGKPVKDLSLEESALLAGLPRAPGYYDPFKNPEAAVKRRNLVIDNMLRYELVSATEAEAAKAAELKLSSSKPAQNKNYKFPYFVDYVTDFIIDKYGEDKVYKEGLAVYTTLDPKIQALAEEAMADPKNFPKAKYDENGVVQPQAATIVLDPHTGYVKAVVGGRDHKQKRQFNRATDALRQPGSTFKPIADYGPAIENGDAPATVVKDEPLKIGSKTFKNYNGKYAGYVTYRTAVTKSQNIPAIKVLRDTGIEKGLKFAQKVGITTLVTSADNSSRNDENLSMALGGITYGVSPLELAGAYGAFANEGVFVQPTVITRVTDRDGNVIDEFEAKKTVAMKKTTAYLVTSMLQSVVTAPGGTGSSARLGSRPVAGKTGTTSDDKDAWFAGYTPELVTVVWMGHDNPKEMSGVYGGKYPAMIWKHIMKNALEDAPVKKFPKPEGLVSATVCSQSGLLPGENCPEEHKISDLFAKGTVPKEVCDNHTLMEVCAETNQLPSAGCPDRVIRSFTKGDEPTETCTIHAGAAPRPSGTPVCIDPRHSGIMYQAIIPGPNDSGGCPPNMIQYLDFPLGQEPNTYCPIPEHQVISNPAVTPTPPAVND from the coding sequence ATGTCAGACCAACAGAGACCAAAGAGAAAAAAATCGAAAAGGAAATTGAATTTCCTCAGATTATCACTTGTAGTTTTATTATTCCTGATGCTGGCCGGTGCGGGTTCTGCCGGCGGATATGTACTGTACAGCGTCAAGGATATGCCGGCATGGGACCCATCCGCTCTGGAGCTTAATCTGCCCACAATTATCTATGATAAGGACAAAACAGAAATAGCCCGGATCTATGTTGAAAACCGCGAGCTCGTAAAGCTGGAACAAGTCCCCGCTTCGGTTAAGGATGCTATTCTGGCAACTGAAGATATCCGGTTTTATCAGCATAAAGGTATTGACATCAAACGGATTGGCGGGGCTTTGATTGCTGATATCAAGGCGGGCAGAGCCGAACAGGGAGCCAGCACCATCACCCAGCAGCTCATCAAAAGAGCCTTTCTGACCCCGGAAAAGAAATTAGAACGTAAGATTCAGGAAGCATTCCTGGCAATTCAGTTGGAACGCAAATATACCAAAGACCAGATTTTTGAAATGTACCTGAATCAGATCTATTATGGCGGCGGAGCTTATGGCATTCAAAGCGCCTCCCAGGTATTTTTCGGCAAACCGGTCAAGGACCTGTCCCTCGAAGAATCAGCTCTTCTGGCAGGCCTCCCCAGGGCCCCCGGTTATTATGACCCTTTTAAGAATCCCGAAGCCGCTGTGAAACGCCGCAACCTGGTTATTGATAATATGCTCAGGTATGAGCTTGTTTCTGCCACAGAGGCAGAAGCGGCAAAAGCAGCCGAACTCAAACTGAGCAGCAGCAAACCGGCCCAAAATAAGAACTACAAATTCCCCTACTTTGTCGATTATGTGACCGATTTCATCATTGATAAATATGGTGAAGACAAAGTTTATAAGGAAGGACTTGCGGTATATACCACTCTTGATCCCAAGATACAGGCTCTGGCTGAGGAAGCAATGGCAGACCCCAAAAACTTCCCCAAAGCCAAATATGATGAAAACGGCGTCGTTCAGCCCCAGGCAGCAACAATTGTCCTGGATCCCCACACCGGATATGTGAAAGCAGTTGTGGGCGGCCGGGACCATAAACAGAAACGCCAGTTTAACAGGGCTACAGATGCTCTCAGGCAGCCCGGTTCCACCTTTAAGCCGATTGCGGATTATGGGCCTGCCATTGAAAACGGTGATGCCCCGGCAACTGTTGTCAAGGATGAGCCTCTGAAAATCGGTTCCAAAACCTTCAAAAACTATAATGGGAAATATGCCGGATATGTTACCTACCGTACTGCAGTAACGAAGTCACAGAACATTCCCGCTATCAAGGTCTTGAGGGATACCGGCATTGAGAAAGGGCTCAAGTTTGCCCAGAAGGTAGGGATAACCACCCTGGTTACCAGTGCCGATAACTCCAGTCGCAATGACGAAAACCTCAGCATGGCTCTAGGCGGCATCACATATGGGGTATCACCCCTGGAGCTGGCAGGCGCATACGGCGCCTTTGCCAATGAGGGTGTTTTTGTCCAGCCTACTGTAATTACCAGGGTTACCGATAGGGATGGCAATGTTATTGACGAATTCGAAGCCAAAAAAACAGTGGCCATGAAAAAGACCACGGCTTACCTTGTTACCAGCATGCTGCAATCTGTGGTCACCGCTCCCGGCGGCACAGGTTCCAGCGCCAGGCTGGGAAGCCGTCCTGTAGCCGGTAAAACAGGGACCACCAGTGATGATAAGGATGCCTGGTTCGCAGGATATACCCCCGAACTGGTTACCGTGGTCTGGATGGGCCATGATAATCCTAAGGAAATGTCCGGCGTCTATGGCGGCAAATACCCAGCCATGATATGGAAACACATTATGAAAAATGCCCTTGAGGACGCACCGGTGAAAAAATTCCCCAAACCGGAGGGTCTGGTCAGCGCTACAGTCTGCTCCCAATCAGGCCTGCTCCCCGGTGAGAATTGCCCGGAGGAACACAAAATCAGTGACCTGTTTGCCAAAGGCACCGTACCCAAAGAAGTCTGTGATAATCACACCCTGATGGAAGTTTGTGCGGAAACCAATCAGCTTCCCTCCGCCGGGTGTCCTGACAGAGTTATTCGTTCCTTTACTAAGGGCGATGAACCTACCGAGACGTGCACAATTCACGCAGGGGCAGCGCCGCGGCCCAGCGGCACACCGGTATGTATTGACCCCAGGCATAGCGGCATCATGTACCAGGCAATCATACCGGGACCTAACGATTCGGGCGGATGCCCCCCTAATATGATACAATACCTTGATTTTCCTTTAGGCCAGGAGCCAAATACATATTGCCCGATACCCGAACACCAGGTTATCTCAAATCCGGCTGTTACACCAACTCCGCCTGCAGTCAATGATTAA
- the tyrS gene encoding tyrosine--tRNA ligase translates to MAVKNEVKKQLEIIKRGVAELVPENELVEKLKKSVKTGQPLHIKLGLDPTAPDIHLGHTVVLQKLRQFQELGHNVTIILGDYTARIGDPTGKSETRKQLSEEDVRANAATYQDQIFKILDKSRTKVVFNSQWLAPLTFADVIGLAAKYTVARMLERDDFNKRFHSELPISIHEFFYPLMQGYDSVALKADVELGGTDQKFNLLMGRHLQKEYGQEPQVALMLPILEGLDGVQKMSKSLGNYIGITEAPREMYGKTMSIADELMIRYFELVTPVEMDEISRIRTGLEDGALHPRDVKMRLAREIVTIYHGEEAAAKAEEEFKNIFQKKELPDEVPDYVLDSSELEDGLIWLPKLLSLAGLVSGTSEGKRMVKQGAVRINDERVNDPDLRFMPEDGSIIKAGKRKFARIVIK, encoded by the coding sequence ATGGCAGTGAAAAATGAAGTGAAAAAACAACTTGAAATTATTAAGAGAGGCGTCGCCGAACTGGTTCCGGAAAATGAACTGGTGGAGAAACTTAAAAAATCCGTAAAAACCGGACAGCCTCTTCATATTAAATTGGGACTTGACCCTACAGCCCCTGACATTCATCTCGGGCATACTGTAGTACTTCAAAAATTACGGCAGTTTCAGGAGTTGGGACATAATGTGACCATTATCCTGGGTGATTATACGGCCCGCATCGGCGACCCCACCGGGAAATCGGAAACCCGGAAGCAATTGTCTGAGGAAGATGTCAGGGCAAATGCAGCAACTTATCAGGACCAGATTTTTAAGATTCTGGACAAGTCCAGGACCAAGGTCGTGTTTAACAGCCAGTGGCTGGCGCCCCTTACCTTTGCCGATGTCATCGGACTGGCGGCCAAATATACGGTTGCCAGGATGTTGGAAAGGGATGATTTTAATAAGAGGTTTCACAGTGAACTGCCAATAAGCATTCATGAGTTCTTTTACCCCCTGATGCAGGGTTATGATTCCGTTGCTCTGAAGGCAGATGTGGAGTTGGGCGGTACCGACCAGAAGTTTAACCTGCTGATGGGGCGGCACTTGCAGAAGGAATATGGTCAGGAACCCCAGGTGGCCCTGATGCTGCCGATCCTGGAAGGGCTTGACGGGGTCCAGAAGATGAGCAAAAGCCTGGGCAATTACATAGGGATTACCGAAGCGCCAAGGGAAATGTACGGTAAGACCATGTCTATAGCTGATGAGCTGATGATTCGTTATTTTGAGCTGGTGACTCCTGTGGAAATGGACGAAATCAGCCGGATCCGGACCGGGCTCGAAGACGGCGCTCTCCATCCGCGGGATGTCAAGATGCGCCTGGCCAGGGAGATTGTCACCATTTACCATGGAGAAGAAGCCGCAGCCAAGGCTGAGGAGGAGTTTAAAAATATTTTTCAGAAGAAGGAGCTTCCTGATGAGGTGCCGGATTATGTGCTTGACTCCAGCGAACTGGAAGACGGGTTAATCTGGCTTCCCAAACTGCTTTCGCTGGCAGGCCTGGTTTCCGGGACCAGTGAGGGTAAGCGGATGGTAAAGCAGGGAGCGGTCAGGATTAATGATGAACGGGTCAATGACCCGGACCTGCGTTTTATGCCTGAAGATGGCAGCATCATCAAGGCCGGAAAAAGAAAGTTTGCCAGAATAGTGATTAAGTAG
- a CDS encoding RNA polymerase sigma factor yields MDDLDELLIKKIIAGDSGSFEKLVSRYQKKIFAFVYRMVESREDAGDLTQEVFLQVFRSLNTFRGDAKLNTWLYRIASNKTLDFLRKNKKTRLVAFDSEDYQGEPSLTCSPEANPEQIVLKEEKMRRLRRLIAGLPDRYRLALVLYHYQELTYQQIAETLDIPVKTVATRLYRAKLILRETLRGDTDAMS; encoded by the coding sequence TTGGACGATTTAGATGAATTACTAATCAAAAAAATTATTGCCGGAGATTCCGGCAGCTTTGAAAAACTGGTATCCCGCTACCAGAAGAAGATATTTGCCTTTGTTTACCGGATGGTCGAGTCCAGGGAAGATGCCGGAGACCTTACCCAGGAGGTATTTCTCCAGGTGTTTCGGTCACTGAATACATTCAGAGGAGATGCCAAGCTGAACACATGGTTATACCGGATTGCTTCCAATAAGACTCTTGATTTTTTGCGCAAAAACAAAAAGACCAGATTAGTTGCTTTTGATTCTGAAGATTATCAGGGAGAACCGAGTTTGACCTGTTCCCCGGAAGCCAACCCGGAACAGATAGTTTTAAAAGAGGAAAAGATGCGCCGGCTCAGAAGGCTGATTGCAGGACTGCCGGACAGATATCGCCTGGCGCTGGTCCTTTATCATTACCAGGAACTGACTTACCAACAGATTGCCGAGACCCTGGATATTCCGGTAAAAACCGTGGCTACAAGACTGTATAGAGCTAAGCTGATTTTAAGGGAAACACTGCGAGGTGATACAGATGCAATGTCGTGA
- a CDS encoding anti-sigma factor family protein encodes MQCREWKKKIPHYLAGELSEDECAAFENHLNDCRYCREELASFREVDFLIDAACIAVPEIDLTAVIMKQVNAENHPESRAKSYGKSNVKSRGKRTVAVLQDLVTAAAAALILFWFSGPALSGGEFPVDADRVIRVSDTVGGAFQSYVDFSVATTNKLSASMKQISPIEMKGDE; translated from the coding sequence ATGCAATGTCGTGAATGGAAAAAGAAAATACCCCATTATCTTGCCGGAGAACTGTCGGAAGATGAGTGCGCGGCCTTTGAAAATCACCTCAATGACTGCCGTTACTGCCGGGAAGAACTGGCCTCATTCCGGGAAGTTGATTTTCTGATAGATGCAGCCTGTATTGCTGTTCCTGAGATTGACCTGACCGCAGTTATAATGAAACAGGTTAACGCAGAAAATCACCCTGAAAGTCGCGCTAAAAGTTACGGCAAAAGTAATGTTAAAAGTCGCGGTAAAAGAACTGTTGCTGTTCTGCAGGACTTGGTAACCGCTGCTGCAGCAGCTCTGATATTATTCTGGTTTTCGGGACCGGCCCTGTCCGGCGGGGAATTCCCTGTTGATGCTGACCGGGTTATCAGAGTGAGTGATACTGTCGGAGGGGCTTTTCAGTCTTATGTTGATTTTTCAGTAGCTACAACAAATAAGCTGTCAGCTTCCATGAAACAAATTAGCCCCATTGAAATGAAGGGAGATGAGTAA